One genomic segment of Desulfomicrobium sp. ZS1 includes these proteins:
- a CDS encoding radical SAM/SPASM family putative metalloenzyme maturase, translating to MSFWGIDGGFGLVKELAMLTNPSSHPRKLYAELATLCNLGCAMCVKHSAGWDCEDALMSRATFEALAPLFPHLDTLNLNGIGEPLMHPALASFIAFARARVPADCVIGFQSNGMLLTQALAGKLMDVGLDRVCFSVDSPDADQLERFRAGAELVQVEHAFDLMRGAAARPGSRPLSLGAETVISVQNYASLPDMVSWCADRGVEFVIVSHVLPYNASDAPQSLYVPVSQRCLDFYREWKKVFDAEGLDVAHSYTSFYAVFRTPEQQRLVDIILAMQEDAQGRGLQFSLPNTMNIDFDRLARVRETFAQAMDVAQARGIRLDLPETAAREPRECAFVQNPSLFVAYDGALTPCYYLWHSYSAWLLGSEVRVKQRVFGRVPEDDPFHVWRSRDFCRFREEALLEAYARCADCSVVPCDHVQGFPVPFAKDCYGQTVPCGVCPWSGGGFACLR from the coding sequence GTGTCATTTTGGGGTATTGACGGGGGCTTTGGACTGGTCAAAGAACTGGCCATGCTGACGAACCCATCCTCTCATCCACGCAAGCTTTATGCGGAACTGGCCACCCTGTGCAACCTTGGCTGCGCCATGTGTGTCAAGCATTCCGCGGGCTGGGACTGCGAAGACGCGCTCATGTCCAGGGCGACCTTCGAGGCTCTGGCCCCTCTTTTTCCGCATCTGGATACGCTCAACCTGAACGGCATCGGCGAACCCCTCATGCATCCGGCGCTGGCTTCGTTCATCGCCTTTGCCAGAGCCCGGGTGCCGGCGGACTGCGTCATCGGTTTTCAGTCCAACGGCATGCTCCTGACCCAGGCTTTGGCCGGGAAGCTTATGGACGTGGGCCTGGACAGGGTCTGTTTTTCCGTGGACTCCCCGGATGCGGATCAGCTGGAGCGCTTTCGGGCCGGAGCCGAGCTCGTCCAGGTCGAGCATGCCTTTGACCTGATGCGCGGCGCGGCTGCCCGTCCGGGATCGCGGCCCCTGTCCCTGGGCGCTGAAACCGTGATCAGCGTCCAGAATTATGCCAGTCTCCCTGACATGGTTTCCTGGTGCGCGGATCGCGGCGTTGAATTTGTCATTGTCTCTCATGTTTTGCCCTACAACGCGTCCGATGCTCCGCAGAGCCTGTACGTGCCGGTCTCGCAGCGTTGCCTGGATTTTTACCGTGAGTGGAAAAAAGTTTTCGATGCCGAGGGGCTTGACGTTGCGCACTCGTATACATCTTTTTACGCGGTTTTCCGCACCCCGGAGCAGCAGCGGCTGGTGGACATCATTCTGGCCATGCAGGAGGATGCGCAGGGCCGTGGGTTGCAATTCAGCCTGCCCAATACCATGAACATCGATTTCGACCGCTTGGCGCGCGTGCGCGAGACCTTTGCCCAGGCCATGGATGTCGCTCAGGCGAGGGGCATTCGTCTTGACCTGCCCGAGACGGCGGCGCGGGAGCCCAGGGAATGTGCCTTTGTTCAGAATCCGAGTCTGTTCGTGGCCTATGACGGCGCGCTGACCCCCTGCTATTATCTGTGGCACAGCTACTCCGCCTGGCTGCTTGGCTCCGAGGTTCGCGTTAAACAGCGCGTCTTTGGCCGGGTGCCGGAGGATGATCCGTTCCATGTCTGGCGGTCGCGTGATTTTTGCCGTTTCCGTGAAGAGGCGTTGCTTGAGGCGTATGCCCGCTGCGCGGATTGCAGCGTGGTCCCTTGCGACCATGTACAGGGTTTTCCCGTGCCTTTTGCCAAGGACTGCTATGGGCAGACCGTTCCGTGCGGGGTCTGTCCGTGGTCCGGCGGGGGCTTTGCCTGCCTGCGATAA
- a CDS encoding PLP-dependent aminotransferase family protein, translated as MEDYRYRQIEQQLMLQISAGTLGPGARLPSLRHVSLRSRVAVSTVLQAYAELERKGIIESRPRSGFFVRRDTRQLPPPPRNPRPLLRPHTVNRSQLISSVLETVGDRELVPLGINCPSADLLPYRELAKVAARLSREDPKRQVGYLPVEGSLELRRQLSLRAAQAGLDVRPEEIIITCGALEALHVAVRSLVRPGDNVLIQAPSYFCFQQLLENQGVRSIEIPSHPRHGVDPADLERALGRFDISACILTPNFNNPDGSLTSDGAKREIVELLARREIPLIEDDVAGDLHFGPARPSVFKMYDRAGLVVLCSSFSKTLCPGYRIGWIMPGRFYREAYEVKATTNVCSATLTQEAVGVYLREGRYDRHLRGLRRALQEQTQSMQLHVSRTFPEGTRVGRPEGGGLLWVELPGGVDSVELMYRAREAGISIAPGTIFSTQDRFSGHVRLNSGNPWTEELAGGVERLGRLVAEMIGGAGR; from the coding sequence ATGGAAGATTACAGGTATCGTCAGATCGAGCAGCAGCTTATGCTTCAGATATCAGCGGGCACGCTGGGTCCCGGAGCGCGGCTGCCTTCCCTGCGCCACGTCAGCCTGCGCAGTCGGGTGGCGGTGAGCACGGTGTTGCAGGCCTACGCCGAGCTGGAGCGCAAGGGCATCATCGAGTCGCGTCCCAGATCCGGTTTTTTCGTGCGGCGCGACACGCGGCAGCTGCCGCCTCCGCCGCGCAATCCGCGCCCGCTCTTGCGTCCCCATACCGTCAACCGCAGTCAGCTCATTTCCTCCGTGCTCGAGACCGTGGGTGACCGCGAGCTTGTGCCGCTGGGCATCAACTGCCCGTCGGCAGATCTGCTGCCCTACCGTGAATTGGCCAAGGTCGCGGCCCGTCTCTCGCGGGAAGATCCCAAACGGCAGGTTGGCTACCTGCCCGTGGAGGGCAGTCTGGAGCTGCGCCGCCAGCTCTCCCTGCGTGCGGCCCAGGCGGGCCTCGATGTGCGGCCCGAGGAAATCATCATCACCTGCGGAGCTCTTGAAGCCCTGCATGTGGCCGTGCGCAGCCTGGTCCGGCCCGGAGATAACGTGCTCATCCAGGCTCCGTCCTACTTTTGTTTTCAGCAGCTGCTGGAGAATCAGGGCGTGCGCTCCATTGAAATACCGTCCCATCCACGGCATGGCGTGGACCCCGCCGACCTGGAGAGGGCCCTGGGGCGTTTTGACATAAGCGCCTGCATCCTCACGCCGAACTTCAACAACCCCGACGGGTCCCTGACCTCGGATGGCGCCAAGCGCGAAATCGTGGAGCTTCTGGCCAGGCGGGAGATTCCCCTCATCGAGGACGATGTGGCCGGGGACCTGCATTTCGGCCCGGCCCGGCCTTCGGTCTTCAAGATGTACGATCGGGCGGGGCTGGTTGTGCTGTGTTCGTCCTTTTCAAAGACGCTGTGTCCGGGCTACCGTATTGGCTGGATCATGCCGGGCCGATTCTACCGTGAAGCCTATGAGGTCAAGGCCACCACCAACGTCTGCTCCGCGACCCTGACCCAGGAGGCCGTGGGCGTCTATTTGCGCGAAGGTCGCTATGATCGGCATCTGCGCGGTCTGCGGCGGGCCTTGCAAGAGCAGACGCAGTCCATGCAGCTGCACGTGAGTCGTACCTTTCCGGAGGGTACGAGGGTCGGCAGGCCTGAAGGCGGCGGATTGCTGTGGGTGGAGCTGCCTGGGGGCGTGGACTCGGTGGAACTCATGTACCGGGCCAGGGAAGCGGGCATCAGCATCGCGCCCGGCACCATCTTCTCGACCCAGGATCGTTTTTCAGGCCATGTGCGTCTTAATTCCGGCAATCCCTGGACCGAAGAACTGGCAGGCGGAGTAGAGCGCCTGGGGCGCCTGGTGGCGGAGATGATTGGCGGGGCTGGCCGGTGA
- a CDS encoding AzlC family ABC transporter permease: protein MNCATLSSTSRAESPLVSAFRQTLPIILGYVPVGFAYGVLAQKSGLSGINTILMSLLVFAGSAQLIAVGLFAAGAAPVAIVATTFVVNLRHLLMSAALAPFLRSWSKTRLALFSYQMTDETFALHVGRFARGETAPGETFGINVIAQSAWVGGTVLGLAASTLITDIRPIGLDYALPAMFIALLLGQLKSRQHLAVAVIAGVLSTILMLAGLQQSHVLAATIIAATIGLGVHAWTSKQSF from the coding sequence ATGAATTGCGCCACCCTTTCTTCCACCAGCCGCGCCGAGTCCCCCTTGGTCTCGGCCTTTCGCCAGACCCTGCCCATCATCCTGGGCTATGTGCCCGTGGGTTTCGCCTACGGCGTTCTGGCCCAGAAATCCGGCCTCTCCGGCATAAACACCATACTGATGAGCCTTTTGGTTTTCGCGGGGTCGGCCCAGCTCATCGCGGTTGGCCTTTTTGCGGCGGGAGCCGCCCCGGTGGCCATCGTGGCCACGACCTTCGTAGTCAATCTGCGCCATCTGCTCATGTCCGCCGCCCTGGCCCCGTTCCTGCGCTCCTGGAGCAAAACCCGGCTGGCCCTCTTTTCCTACCAGATGACGGACGAAACCTTCGCCCTGCATGTCGGACGCTTCGCTAGAGGCGAAACCGCGCCAGGGGAAACCTTCGGCATCAACGTCATCGCCCAGAGCGCCTGGGTCGGCGGGACGGTCCTCGGACTGGCCGCGAGCACGCTCATCACCGACATCCGGCCCATCGGGCTTGATTACGCCCTGCCGGCCATGTTCATCGCCCTGCTCCTGGGCCAGCTCAAGTCGCGGCAGCACCTCGCCGTAGCGGTCATCGCAGGCGTCCTGTCCACGATCCTGATGCTCGCCGGCCTTCAGCAAAGCCACGTCCTGGCCGCGACCATCATTGCAGCAACCATCGGCCTCGGAGTTCACGCATGGACCAGCAAACAATCTTTTTGA
- a CDS encoding AzlD domain-containing protein → MDQQTIFLTILGMMAVTYVPRALPLLALAQRTLPEAVIRWLGFIPVAVLSAMLLPSLVATEKGLDFSAENIFLWAAIPTFLVCWKTKSFVGAIVTGMGCVALGRLFFA, encoded by the coding sequence ATGGACCAGCAAACAATCTTTTTGACCATTCTCGGCATGATGGCCGTAACGTATGTTCCGCGCGCCCTGCCCCTATTGGCCCTGGCGCAGCGCACCCTGCCCGAGGCGGTCATCCGCTGGCTGGGGTTCATCCCCGTCGCGGTGCTCTCGGCCATGCTCCTGCCGTCGCTGGTCGCGACGGAAAAAGGGCTTGATTTTTCGGCAGAGAACATATTCCTGTGGGCGGCCATACCCACCTTTCTGGTCTGCTGGAAAACCAAGAGCTTTGTCGGCGCCATTGTCACCGGCATGGGCTGCGTGGCTCTGGGCAGACTGTTTTTCGCGTAA
- a CDS encoding PLP-dependent aminotransferase family protein translates to MSFRFTTRIQNTPKSFIREILKVTQDPSIISFAGGLPNPHLFPIEALQDAARETLATSGARALQYSTTEGHAELRGWIAARYSKRGITVDPDQVLITTGSQQCLDLLGKLFIEKDDEVILERPSYLGTIQAFTMFEPRFVTVDLEEDGPNLDRAEALLATGRPKLFYAVPNFQNPSGLTYSRAKREELGKLLHKYPETIFIEDDPYGELRFSGQHHQPVFAHTGGRSIMLGSFSKITVPGFRLGWMVAPPEIIRLAVKAKQAADLHSSTFNQFVIAEYLKKHSIDDHIAKITACYGSQAAAMVKTLEREAPEGVTFTRPEGGMFSWVTLPEGKGSCMDLFNLAIAQKVAFVPGMPFYTDGGGQNTLRLNFSNASEQTIDEGITRLCRCMKDFLK, encoded by the coding sequence ATGAGTTTTCGATTCACAACCCGCATCCAGAACACGCCCAAGTCCTTCATTCGCGAAATATTGAAGGTCACCCAAGACCCGAGCATCATCTCCTTTGCCGGCGGCCTGCCCAATCCGCATCTCTTTCCCATCGAGGCCCTGCAGGATGCGGCCCGCGAAACCCTAGCCACGTCCGGGGCGCGCGCCCTGCAGTACTCCACCACCGAAGGGCACGCCGAACTGCGCGGCTGGATAGCGGCCCGCTACTCCAAACGCGGCATAACCGTGGACCCGGACCAGGTGCTCATCACCACCGGCTCCCAGCAGTGTCTGGACCTTCTGGGCAAACTCTTCATCGAAAAAGACGACGAGGTCATCCTGGAGCGGCCGAGCTACCTGGGCACCATCCAGGCCTTCACCATGTTCGAGCCCCGCTTCGTGACCGTCGATCTGGAAGAGGACGGCCCCAACCTGGATCGGGCAGAAGCGCTGCTAGCCACAGGGCGCCCCAAACTCTTCTACGCCGTGCCCAATTTCCAGAACCCTTCGGGCCTGACCTATTCCAGGGCCAAACGCGAGGAACTGGGCAAGCTGCTGCACAAATATCCCGAAACAATCTTCATCGAGGACGACCCCTACGGCGAGCTGCGTTTTTCCGGCCAGCATCACCAGCCCGTCTTCGCCCATACCGGCGGACGCAGCATCATGCTCGGCAGCTTCTCCAAGATCACGGTGCCCGGCTTTCGCCTGGGCTGGATGGTCGCGCCGCCTGAAATCATCCGCCTGGCGGTCAAGGCCAAGCAGGCCGCGGACCTGCACTCCTCGACCTTCAACCAGTTCGTCATCGCCGAGTACCTCAAGAAACACTCCATCGACGACCATATCGCCAAAATCACGGCCTGCTACGGCTCCCAGGCTGCGGCCATGGTCAAGACCCTGGAGCGCGAGGCCCCCGAGGGCGTGACTTTCACCCGTCCCGAAGGCGGCATGTTCTCCTGGGTGACCCTGCCGGAGGGCAAGGGCTCGTGCATGGATCTCTTCAACCTGGCCATCGCGCAGAAGGTGGCCTTCGTGCCGGGCATGCCCTTCTACACCGACGGCGGCGGCCAGAACACCCTGCGCCTCAATTTCTCCAATGCTTCGGAACAGACCATCGACGAAGGCATCACGCGGCTGTGCCGGTGCATGAAGGATTTTCTGAAATAG
- a CDS encoding class I SAM-dependent rRNA methyltransferase → MDAFFGFSYVLRSLHATGAQDFTAGGIPMRSKDIIVDPQLIIVAGREKSLLRRHPWIFSGAVATVKGRPASGQTVDVLGQNGKWLARASFSPQSQIMGRVWSFDAEQAIDEGFFERRILESAGRRKEFEGASNALRLVHSESDGLPGLILDRYAGVLVFQLLTAGAEFWRETIIGALRRLFPDDAILERSDVDVRAKEGLAARVEAVHGRIPEQVEIHENGVKYLADVHGGHKTGFYLDQRDSRLAVGAAAKGRKVLNCFSYTGGFGLAALGGGAAHVTQLDASAPALALAERNRDANGFAPGSMDTVCGDAFQILRNWHKEGRAFDLIVLDPPKFVDSKASLNRAARGYKDINLCALRLLNPGGRLFTFSCSGLMEDSLFQKIVADAALDAGRTGRIVRRLTQAGDHPVSLAFPEGAYLKGLEVLVD, encoded by the coding sequence ATGGACGCCTTCTTCGGCTTTTCCTATGTCTTGCGCAGCCTGCACGCTACCGGCGCGCAGGACTTCACCGCAGGGGGCATCCCCATGCGCAGCAAGGACATCATCGTGGACCCACAACTCATCATCGTCGCGGGGCGGGAAAAATCTCTGCTCAGGCGTCATCCCTGGATCTTTTCCGGTGCCGTGGCCACTGTCAAGGGCAGACCTGCATCCGGACAGACCGTGGACGTCCTCGGGCAGAATGGAAAGTGGTTGGCCCGGGCCTCTTTTTCACCCCAATCGCAGATCATGGGCCGGGTTTGGAGTTTTGATGCTGAGCAAGCCATCGACGAAGGATTCTTTGAGCGCCGCATTCTTGAGTCGGCCGGCAGGAGAAAGGAGTTCGAGGGCGCGAGCAACGCGTTGCGTCTGGTTCATTCCGAGTCCGACGGTCTGCCCGGTCTGATTTTGGATCGCTATGCCGGGGTTCTTGTTTTTCAGCTGCTGACCGCAGGCGCGGAATTCTGGCGTGAAACCATTATCGGCGCCTTGCGCCGCCTCTTCCCGGACGATGCCATTCTGGAGCGCTCGGATGTGGATGTGCGGGCCAAGGAAGGGCTGGCCGCAAGGGTGGAGGCCGTGCACGGCCGCATTCCCGAGCAGGTCGAGATTCATGAAAACGGCGTGAAATATCTGGCCGATGTGCATGGCGGTCACAAAACCGGTTTCTACCTGGACCAGCGCGATAGCCGCCTGGCCGTGGGCGCAGCCGCCAAGGGGCGCAAGGTGCTGAACTGCTTTTCCTACACCGGCGGTTTCGGCCTGGCCGCTTTGGGCGGAGGGGCGGCGCATGTGACCCAGCTCGACGCCTCGGCTCCGGCCCTGGCCCTGGCCGAGCGCAACCGGGACGCGAACGGTTTTGCTCCCGGAAGCATGGACACGGTCTGCGGCGACGCCTTTCAGATTCTGCGGAATTGGCACAAGGAAGGACGCGCCTTTGATCTCATCGTGCTCGACCCGCCTAAATTCGTCGATTCCAAGGCCAGCCTGAACCGCGCGGCCAGAGGCTACAAGGACATCAATCTTTGCGCTTTGCGGCTCCTGAACCCCGGAGGGCGGCTTTTTACCTTCTCCTGCTCCGGGCTCATGGAAGACTCCCTGTTTCAGAAAATCGTGGCCGACGCGGCCCTGGACGCAGGCCGCACCGGCCGCATCGTCCGTCGCCTGACCCAGGCCGGCGATCATCCCGTCTCTCTGGCCTTTCCGGAAGGGGCGTACCTGAAGGGGCTTGAGGTGCTGGTGGACTGA